The window CAGTTGTAAAAGTGTTCACCCCGCTTGACTCATTCACATAGTTCTTCCCCTTGTTGACGAGCTGCACCTGGCCAGATGCGAGGGATCGAAAATACCACGGCAAGTCAGAGTCATTGGCACAAGACCCAGTAGAGTCGCATCGATCCGCGAGAGAAGCGAGAGTGTGACTGGCCAAGAACTCATTGTCCACATAACCGATAAACCAGTTCCCGTCATTCGTCAAGCCAAAGTGAATAGTGCCAGTTGCGTCATGCTCGATTAGGACGTCGTCGCTAACTACAGCGCCGAGACAATGCGGATGTGTCGTATTAGagatgtcgaagaagcccatgtTCATTGCGACGCTGCATCCTCGGTACCTAGCCTCGGCCGACGTAGTCGTGAGACCGTATCCGCACCCCTGAATTGGGGGATAGACGCTGAACATGGTACTATCGACGGCGGTGACGAAATGCCCTTTGGCAGCTCGCGTCacgccgtcttcgtcgactAGCGGCTTGTTTATGACTTGGACGGTAGGCAGCAAGTCCGATCCACTTAGTTTTTTAGTGTTAAAGACGGGAACCAGC of the Penicillium psychrofluorescens genome assembly, chromosome: 1 genome contains:
- a CDS encoding uncharacterized protein (ID:PFLUO_000761-T1.cds;~source:funannotate) gives rise to the protein MHISTTLLAGGLLSMQGLVLGAGISGTSGYTLVPVFNTKKLSGSDLLPTVQVINKPLVDEDGVTRAAKGHFVTAVDSTMFSVYPPIQGCGYGLTTTSAEARYRGCSVAMNMGFFDISNTTHPHCLGAVVSDDVLIEHDATGTIHFGLTNDGNWFIGYVDNEFLASHTLASLADRCDSTGSCANDSDLPWYFRSLASGQVQLVNKGKNYVNESSGVNTFTTEVSGRTAIGLLKGGRLGMVQIDGRTGQDGIDLFTLADVMVNLGFTEAINLDGGGSSTTAINGALASLPSDGCPDDKTGYFGCERAVSTIVCLHSSPQELVVGAI